A genomic segment from Streptomyces antibioticus encodes:
- a CDS encoding ATP-binding protein, which produces MTDHLDGAVIPTGFDVPVEPLRRAAHFTGESGSIAEARGFAARFVEQLRTEWCARIGDRESGAVLLVVSELVTNADRHSNGPYILELEGTAESVTVCVYDSSDALPLRFPKDPERIGRHGLEIVHALAEEVTAERVPVGKRVRALLRLTG; this is translated from the coding sequence ATGACCGACCATCTGGACGGGGCAGTGATACCGACCGGTTTCGACGTCCCCGTGGAACCGCTCCGGCGGGCGGCCCATTTCACCGGCGAGTCCGGTTCCATCGCGGAGGCCCGCGGCTTCGCCGCCCGCTTCGTCGAACAGCTCAGGACCGAATGGTGCGCGCGCATCGGCGACCGCGAGAGCGGCGCGGTACTGCTCGTGGTGAGCGAACTGGTCACCAACGCCGACCGGCACAGCAACGGCCCGTACATCCTGGAACTGGAGGGCACGGCCGAGTCCGTCACGGTGTGCGTCTACGACAGCAGCGACGCGCTGCCCCTGCGCTTCCCCAAGGACCCCGAGCGGATCGGGCGGCACGGTCTGGAGATCGTGCACGCGCTGGCGGAGGAGGTCACCGCCGAGCGCGTGCCGGTCGGCAAGCGGGTCCGGGCCCTGCTGCGGCTGACCGGGTGA
- a CDS encoding streptophobe family protein, whose protein sequence is MSPHRPSGQARTTRTTLFARHGWVAAFGTALAALLAMLVVAALGLWAAGAADLPDGAFPRVVAATVVTAVGGTVELSGDAGDLAGADTGMTLLPLSVTLTGALVVGAGFLRPLRHRAVAGAGELAGWAARIAVLWLLGLLALALAARQTFAVSLGDDALNSLGELFGINPEVGFAADVPLTLVVGLVWLAGVLLLALLVARGAPLPGGLLRLQESVRPAAYAMVALLLAWVVLGIVVTLVVAATRGHVAETFAVALLGLPNVVWPALTIGMGGTWNGRVEGPFGLPMPHVLDEVLRGEDTAAVNLRSLAEQDGRVWWLVAVNAVLLVAAGFVTAARSPARTRLWEHAVRMATALLLTVLMICLICRISAHYGLTVLGISEVGGLSGELVLRPDVWPMLGLAVLWGLVTGFLGGLLARRVRRRGEVPPA, encoded by the coding sequence GTGAGCCCCCACCGCCCCTCCGGCCAGGCCCGCACCACCCGCACCACCCTCTTCGCCCGGCACGGCTGGGTCGCGGCGTTCGGTACGGCGCTGGCCGCACTCCTCGCCATGCTGGTCGTGGCCGCGCTGGGCCTGTGGGCGGCCGGTGCCGCGGATCTGCCCGACGGCGCCTTCCCCCGGGTGGTCGCGGCGACCGTGGTGACGGCCGTCGGCGGCACGGTGGAGCTGTCCGGGGACGCGGGTGACCTCGCGGGCGCGGACACCGGGATGACGCTGCTGCCGCTGTCCGTCACGCTCACCGGGGCGCTCGTCGTCGGCGCCGGCTTTCTGCGGCCGCTGCGGCACCGGGCGGTCGCGGGCGCCGGTGAGCTGGCCGGCTGGGCGGCCCGGATCGCCGTGCTGTGGCTGCTGGGTCTGCTGGCCCTGGCGCTCGCGGCCCGGCAGACCTTCGCGGTCTCCCTCGGTGACGACGCCCTGAACAGCCTCGGCGAACTCTTCGGGATCAACCCGGAGGTCGGCTTCGCCGCGGACGTGCCGCTCACCCTCGTGGTGGGGCTGGTGTGGCTCGCCGGTGTCCTGCTGCTGGCGCTGCTGGTCGCGCGCGGGGCCCCGCTGCCGGGCGGGCTGCTGCGCCTCCAGGAGTCGGTGCGGCCGGCCGCGTACGCGATGGTCGCGCTGCTGCTGGCCTGGGTGGTGCTGGGGATCGTCGTCACGCTGGTGGTGGCGGCGACCCGCGGGCATGTCGCGGAGACCTTCGCGGTCGCGCTGTTGGGGCTGCCCAACGTGGTGTGGCCGGCGCTCACGATCGGTATGGGCGGGACCTGGAACGGCAGGGTCGAGGGCCCGTTCGGGCTGCCGATGCCGCATGTCCTGGACGAGGTGCTGCGCGGCGAGGACACCGCCGCGGTGAACCTGCGCTCGCTCGCCGAGCAGGACGGCCGGGTGTGGTGGCTCGTCGCCGTGAACGCCGTCCTGCTGGTGGCCGCCGGGTTCGTGACGGCGGCGCGGTCCCCGGCCCGGACCCGGCTGTGGGAGCACGCCGTACGGATGGCGACGGCGCTGCTGCTCACGGTGCTGATGATCTGTCTGATCTGCCGGATCTCCGCGCACTACGGTCTGACCGTGCTGGGTATCAGCGAGGTCGGCGGGCTCTCCGGCGAACTGGTGCTGCGCCCCGACGTGTGGCCGATGCTGGGGCTGGCCGTGCTGTGGGGGCTGGTCACGGGCTTCCTGGGCGGGCTGCTGGCCCGGCGGGTGCGGCGGCGGGGCGAGGTCCCTCCGGCCTGA